In Aquiflexum balticum DSM 16537, a single genomic region encodes these proteins:
- a CDS encoding response regulator transcription factor, with translation MRILVIEDEPGISGFLKLGLEEESYAVDVAEEGKKGLYMALTGEYDLLLIDWMLPGMSGIEITRNFRKEFPHTPVIFLTAKDTPEEVVFALQQGANDFIRKPFNFEELLARIQVQLRPKTGEQSIFKLGPITLYTDNHSIEKDGKEITLTQKEFALLEYLIRNKGKVCRRSRIIESVWDMHFDYDTGVIDVFINSLRKKLGFTKDDNFIQTIRGIGYMAKEE, from the coding sequence ATGAGGATTTTGGTAATTGAGGATGAGCCGGGAATTTCAGGGTTTCTAAAACTGGGGTTGGAAGAAGAATCCTACGCGGTAGATGTGGCAGAAGAAGGGAAAAAAGGGCTCTATATGGCTTTGACTGGTGAATATGATTTATTGTTGATTGATTGGATGCTTCCCGGAATGAGCGGTATTGAGATTACAAGAAATTTCAGGAAGGAATTTCCTCATACCCCTGTTATATTTTTGACTGCTAAGGATACTCCTGAGGAGGTTGTCTTCGCACTACAGCAAGGAGCAAATGACTTCATTAGAAAACCTTTCAACTTTGAAGAACTTCTAGCTAGAATACAAGTTCAGTTACGTCCTAAAACAGGTGAACAATCTATTTTCAAATTAGGTCCAATTACCTTGTACACCGATAATCACAGCATTGAGAAAGATGGCAAAGAAATCACACTCACCCAAAAGGAGTTTGCCTTATTGGAATACCTCATCCGAAACAAAGGCAAAGTCTGCAGAAGAAGCAGGATTATAGAGAGTGTTTGGGACATGCATTTTGATTATGACACGGGAGTAATTGACGTTTTTATCAATTCCCTAAGAAAAAAACTTGGTTTCACTAAAGATGATAACTTTATTCAAACCATCAGAGGAATAGGGTATATGGCCAAAGAAGAATGA
- a CDS encoding sensor histidine kinase, with the protein MKLNYKNRISLRLIIASALIVALSFFIIYEVAHWTILFNIDQRLSEELKEHEGQISIIDGEVRFVHKGEWEEREHREIQFNPIYIEIVDKKGNSLDKSPNLGEVNLLFRPDYSDPNKGFNLSLKQGEVRQMQIALNNGDQGVGYLMIATSFSNQSLLLNNLKKILFLLFPLILFSLYLTLRYLAGKSIEPVLYITEKAKEITTKNINERIQLPKHQDEIKDLSMAINDLLDRLEKAMEREKQFTSDASHELRTPLSVLKGNFEVLIRKSREPQEYVSKITSGLKTIDHLNSVLDQLLSLARLQTESIDLHEVDLIYLVEEIVGSVKEHQNFRNISIENQLDQPVYVLSNENALSMVFQNLLENSLKYSQNDSDVQIRIKKSPSGVDVDICDHGIGIEPEHITKIFNPFFRGDSSILGRIKGAGLGLSIVKRLCDDLKIQIEVKSEKDNGTIFTLKFDESLIQS; encoded by the coding sequence ATGAAACTGAATTATAAAAACCGGATATCCCTTAGACTCATCATAGCATCTGCCCTGATTGTGGCACTTTCATTTTTCATTATCTATGAAGTCGCACATTGGACCATTTTATTTAATATTGATCAAAGACTTTCAGAGGAACTGAAGGAGCATGAAGGTCAGATTTCCATCATTGACGGTGAAGTACGGTTTGTCCACAAAGGTGAATGGGAAGAAAGAGAACACAGAGAAATTCAATTCAATCCGATCTATATCGAAATCGTAGATAAGAAAGGGAATTCATTGGACAAATCCCCCAATCTGGGGGAGGTAAACTTGCTTTTTAGACCGGATTATTCGGATCCAAACAAAGGGTTTAATTTGTCTTTAAAACAAGGGGAAGTTAGACAAATGCAGATTGCGCTAAATAATGGTGATCAGGGAGTAGGATATTTGATGATAGCAACATCCTTTAGTAACCAAAGTCTTCTTTTGAATAACCTGAAAAAAATATTATTTCTTCTTTTTCCATTAATCCTCTTTTCTCTATATCTCACTTTACGGTACCTGGCAGGAAAAAGCATTGAGCCTGTATTGTATATCACCGAAAAAGCAAAGGAGATAACAACCAAAAATATCAACGAACGGATTCAATTGCCCAAGCATCAGGATGAAATCAAAGATCTGTCAATGGCCATCAATGACCTTTTGGACAGGCTCGAAAAAGCAATGGAGCGGGAAAAACAGTTTACTTCAGATGCTTCACATGAACTCAGAACGCCCCTTTCTGTACTTAAAGGCAACTTTGAAGTTTTGATCAGAAAATCCAGAGAGCCCCAAGAGTATGTCTCAAAAATCACTTCGGGTTTGAAAACAATCGACCACTTAAACAGTGTTTTGGATCAGCTTCTTTCCCTTGCAAGACTACAAACTGAAAGTATTGACCTGCATGAAGTAGATTTGATCTATTTGGTGGAAGAAATAGTAGGGAGTGTCAAAGAACATCAAAATTTCAGGAACATTTCCATTGAAAACCAATTGGATCAACCTGTTTATGTTTTATCCAATGAAAATGCACTTTCCATGGTCTTTCAAAATCTTCTTGAAAATTCCTTGAAATATTCTCAAAATGACTCAGATGTTCAGATTCGAATAAAAAAATCACCTTCAGGAGTCGATGTGGACATTTGTGATCATGGAATAGGAATAGAACCTGAACATATAACAAAGATATTCAATCCGTTTTTTAGAGGAGACAGTTCCATATTGGGCCGGATCAAAGGCGCGGGATTGGGTTTGTCCATTGTGAAGAGGCTTTGTGATGACCTCAAAATTCAAATTGAGGTGAAAAGTGAAAAAGATAACGGCACCATTTTTACATTAAAATTTGATGAATCCCTGATCCAATCTTAA